The following are encoded in a window of Thiohalobacter sp. IOR34 genomic DNA:
- the bioD gene encoding dethiobiotin synthase — MSVGRPAGLPRVIFVTGTDTGIGKTRISLGLIERLKSAGLRVAAMKPVASGCARTPQGLRNADALALQAAASFPIPYERLNPYAFEPPIAPHLAAERAGEAIRLEPLRKACAALAVEADVVVVEGVGGWAVPLGEHLMLADLAAELAASVLLVVGMRLGCLNHALLTAAAVEARGLPWYGWVANQVEPVFAAAEANLHALRARLSPPLRGVVPWLEGAEVADVARCLWLDETGPG, encoded by the coding sequence ATGAGCGTGGGGCGGCCTGCCGGCCTGCCGCGGGTGATCTTCGTCACCGGCACCGACACCGGCATCGGCAAGACGCGGATCAGCCTGGGCCTGATCGAGCGCCTCAAGTCGGCGGGGCTGCGGGTTGCCGCCATGAAGCCGGTCGCCTCCGGCTGCGCGCGCACCCCCCAGGGCCTGCGCAATGCCGATGCCCTGGCCCTGCAGGCCGCCGCCTCCTTTCCCATCCCCTATGAACGGCTCAATCCCTATGCCTTCGAGCCGCCGATCGCGCCCCATCTCGCCGCCGAGCGGGCCGGTGAGGCCATCCGCCTGGAACCCCTGCGCAAGGCCTGTGCCGCATTGGCGGTCGAGGCCGACGTGGTGGTGGTGGAGGGCGTGGGCGGCTGGGCGGTGCCGCTCGGCGAGCATTTGATGCTGGCCGACCTGGCCGCGGAGCTGGCGGCCTCGGTGCTGCTGGTGGTCGGGATGCGGCTCGGCTGCCTCAATCATGCCCTGCTCACCGCGGCGGCGGTCGAGGCGCGCGGCCTGCCCTGGTATGGCTGGGTGGCGAACCAGGTCGAGCCGGTCTTCGCGGCTGCGGAAGCCAATCTGCATGCCCTGCGCGCACGCCTGTCGCCGCCGCTGCGCGGTGTGGTGCCCTGGCTGGAGGGGGCGGAGGTGGCTGATGTGGCGCGCTGCCTGTGGCTTGACGAAACCGGCCCCGGCTGA
- the ccoN gene encoding cytochrome-c oxidase, cbb3-type subunit I: protein MAEGAATGTEQQYNYAVIRKFAVMALVWGVLGMSAGLYAALELAYPALNFDIAQITFGRLRPVHTTLVIFGFGGSALFATSYYVVQRTCQTRLYGDSLANFTFWGWQAAIAMGAISYMLGITQSREYAEFEWPIDLLITVVWVAYFWVYVQTLRRRSQPHIYVANWFYIAFILATAILHIFNNLAVPVGLFSLKSYSLFSGVQDAMTQWWYGHNAVGFFLTAAFLGMMYYFVPKQAGRPVYSYRLSIVHFWALSFLYMWVGAHHLHWTALPDWTSTLAATFSVMLLLPSWGGMINGIMTLSGAWDKLRSDPIMLFLITSLSFYGMSTFEGPLMSLKSVNALSHYTDWTVGHVHSGALGWVAMVSFGSFYHMFPRLYDTRLYSQRLVYVHFFLATIGIVLYITALWVAGIGQGLLLRAFDEYGSLAYTFIETVSFLHKPYVVRSLGGAFFVAGILVMAFNIGMTIRRARAGAPAIDAQAAAKPAGA, encoded by the coding sequence ATGGCAGAGGGTGCAGCGACCGGCACTGAGCAGCAGTACAACTATGCGGTGATCCGCAAGTTTGCGGTAATGGCGCTGGTTTGGGGGGTGCTGGGGATGAGCGCGGGGCTGTACGCGGCCCTGGAGCTGGCCTATCCAGCCCTCAATTTCGACATCGCGCAGATCACGTTCGGCCGGCTGCGCCCGGTGCACACCACCCTGGTGATCTTCGGCTTCGGCGGCAGCGCCCTGTTCGCGACGTCCTATTACGTCGTGCAGCGCACCTGCCAGACCCGCCTCTACGGCGACAGCCTGGCCAACTTCACCTTCTGGGGCTGGCAGGCGGCGATCGCCATGGGTGCCATCAGCTACATGCTGGGCATCACCCAGTCGCGTGAATACGCCGAGTTCGAATGGCCCATCGACCTGCTGATCACCGTGGTCTGGGTGGCCTATTTCTGGGTCTATGTGCAGACCCTGCGGCGCCGCTCGCAGCCGCACATCTACGTCGCCAACTGGTTCTACATCGCCTTCATCCTGGCCACCGCCATACTGCACATCTTCAACAACCTGGCGGTGCCGGTCGGGCTGTTCAGCCTCAAGTCCTACAGCCTGTTCTCCGGGGTGCAGGATGCCATGACCCAGTGGTGGTACGGCCACAACGCGGTAGGCTTCTTCCTCACCGCTGCCTTCCTCGGCATGATGTACTACTTCGTGCCCAAGCAGGCTGGCCGGCCGGTGTATTCCTACCGGCTGTCCATCGTCCACTTCTGGGCGCTGTCCTTCCTCTACATGTGGGTCGGTGCCCACCACCTGCACTGGACGGCGCTGCCCGACTGGACCTCGACCCTGGCCGCCACCTTCTCGGTGATGCTGCTGCTGCCCTCCTGGGGCGGCATGATCAACGGCATCATGACCCTGTCCGGAGCCTGGGACAAACTGCGCAGCGATCCGATCATGCTGTTCCTGATCACCTCGCTGTCGTTCTACGGCATGTCCACCTTCGAGGGGCCGCTGATGTCGCTGAAGAGCGTCAATGCCCTGTCCCACTACACCGACTGGACGGTCGGCCACGTGCACTCCGGTGCCCTGGGCTGGGTGGCGATGGTCTCCTTCGGCTCCTTCTACCACATGTTCCCGCGGCTGTATGACACCAGGCTCTACAGCCAGCGCCTGGTGTACGTCCACTTCTTCCTGGCCACCATCGGCATCGTGCTCTACATCACCGCACTGTGGGTGGCCGGTATCGGCCAGGGGCTGTTGCTGCGTGCCTTCGACGAGTACGGTTCGCTGGCCTACACCTTCATCGAGACGGTCAGCTTCCTGCACAAGCCCTATGTGGTGCGTTCGCTGGGTGGCGCCTTCTTCGTCGCCGGCATTCTGGTCATGGCCTTCAATATCGGCATGACCATCCGCCGTGCCCGGGCCGGCGCGCCCGCCATCGATGCCCAGGCCGCTGCCAAGCCGGCCGGCGCCTGA
- the ccoO gene encoding cytochrome-c oxidase, cbb3-type subunit II: MSFFKHETLEINAGLLIALTLVVISIGGLVEIVPLFYINNTVEDVEGVRPYSPLELRGRDIYQREGCYLCHSQMIRPFRDEMLRYGHYSLAAESQYDHPFQWGSKRTGPDLARVGGKYSNEWHVAHLNRPRSVVPESIMPNYPWLLENELQYADVADRMRALKKTGVPYSETREEYEANVEKFGPEIAERLNIVHAERNLLAQAEAGNYDGDRRRLTEMDALVAYLQVLGTMVDFSRYDEGYFAEFR; encoded by the coding sequence GTGAGTTTCTTCAAGCATGAAACCCTGGAGATCAATGCCGGTCTGCTGATCGCATTGACCCTGGTGGTGATCAGCATCGGCGGCCTGGTGGAGATCGTGCCGCTGTTCTACATCAACAACACGGTGGAGGACGTGGAGGGGGTGCGGCCCTATTCGCCGCTGGAGCTGCGTGGCCGCGACATCTATCAGCGCGAGGGCTGTTACCTGTGCCACTCGCAGATGATCCGTCCCTTCCGTGACGAGATGCTGCGCTATGGCCACTATTCACTGGCCGCCGAATCGCAGTACGACCATCCCTTCCAGTGGGGTTCCAAGCGTACCGGTCCCGACCTGGCGCGGGTCGGTGGCAAGTATTCCAACGAGTGGCATGTGGCGCACCTCAACCGGCCGCGTTCCGTGGTGCCGGAGTCGATCATGCCCAACTATCCCTGGCTGCTGGAGAACGAGCTGCAGTATGCCGACGTGGCCGACCGCATGCGCGCCCTGAAGAAGACCGGCGTGCCCTATTCCGAGACCCGCGAGGAATACGAGGCCAATGTGGAGAAGTTCGGGCCGGAGATCGCCGAGCGGCTGAACATCGTCCATGCCGAGCGGAACCTGCTCGCCCAGGCCGAGGCCGGCAACTACGACGGCGATCGCCGGCGGCTCACCGAGATGGATGCCCTGGTCGCCTATCTGCAGGTGCTGGGTACCATGGTCGATTTCAGCCGCTATGACGAAGGCTATTTTGCGGAGTTCCGCTGA
- a CDS encoding cbb3-type cytochrome c oxidase subunit 3, which yields MADFLAWIGRFENSKVVALLIFFATFSGILLYVFTGRQRKERLESYKYMPFEDDDPAPAATKKVEGDE from the coding sequence ATGGCGGATTTCCTGGCCTGGATCGGTCGCTTCGAGAACAGCAAGGTGGTTGCGCTGTTGATCTTCTTTGCGACCTTCAGCGGCATCCTGCTGTACGTCTTCACCGGCAGGCAGCGCAAGGAACGACTGGAATCCTACAAGTACATGCCGTTCGAGGACGATGATCCGGCCCCGGCGGCGACCAAGAAGGTAGAAGGCGATGAGTGA
- the ccoP gene encoding cytochrome-c oxidase, cbb3-type subunit III, protein MSDANKQQDKVQTTGHVWDGDLQEFNNPLPNWWLWGFYASVAFAIIYWVIYPAWPVGRDYTKGLFNTISYQVDGEQRSSHWNTRALLLKDMQEGEEARRMQAYLQRVAAASYEQILADPEMMAFTRSVAKGLFGDNCAACHGSGGGGVIGLFPNLADDDWLWGGRVEDIQQTISGGRNGFMPAFGRAFSEEQLDDLASFVLSLSGQEVDAERAARGRELFTGEGGGCYYCHTKAGTGLKSQGAANLTDSIWTIADVPGQNDLEGRLAVVKQVIRNGVSRVMPSWKARLGETQIKLLTVYVHELGGGQ, encoded by the coding sequence ATGAGTGACGCGAACAAGCAGCAGGACAAGGTTCAGACCACAGGTCACGTCTGGGACGGGGATCTCCAGGAATTCAACAACCCGCTGCCCAACTGGTGGCTGTGGGGCTTCTATGCCTCGGTGGCCTTCGCCATCATCTACTGGGTGATCTATCCCGCCTGGCCGGTGGGGCGCGACTATACCAAGGGTCTGTTCAACACCATCAGCTACCAGGTCGACGGTGAACAGCGCAGCAGCCACTGGAACACCCGTGCCCTGCTGCTCAAGGACATGCAGGAGGGCGAGGAGGCGCGGCGCATGCAGGCCTATCTGCAGCGGGTCGCGGCTGCCAGCTACGAGCAGATCCTCGCTGATCCGGAGATGATGGCCTTCACCCGCTCGGTGGCCAAGGGGCTGTTCGGCGACAACTGCGCCGCCTGTCACGGCAGCGGTGGCGGCGGGGTGATCGGCCTGTTCCCCAACCTGGCCGACGACGACTGGCTGTGGGGCGGCCGGGTGGAGGACATCCAGCAGACCATCAGCGGGGGGCGCAATGGTTTCATGCCGGCCTTCGGCCGTGCCTTCAGCGAGGAGCAGCTGGACGACCTGGCGAGCTTCGTGCTCAGCCTTTCCGGCCAGGAGGTCGACGCCGAGCGCGCGGCGCGTGGCCGGGAGCTGTTCACCGGCGAGGGCGGCGGTTGCTACTATTGCCATACCAAGGCCGGTACCGGCCTGAAGTCCCAGGGTGCCGCCAACCTGACCGACAGCATCTGGACCATCGCCGATGTACCCGGGCAGAACGACCTCGAGGGCCGACTGGCCGTGGTCAAGCAGGTGATCCGCAACGGCGTGTCGCGAGTCATGCCGAGCTGGAAGGCGCGTCTCGGGGAGACCCAGATCAAGCTGCTCACCGTCTATGTCCACGAGCTGGGCGGCGGCCAGTAG
- the ccoG gene encoding cytochrome c oxidase accessory protein CcoG: MVDSGTDKLFQSRVRIYPRSVAGRFRRLKTAILLLAYGTYFLLPWLPWERRVGPPQAVLFDIEGRRFYLFDLVVHAQDIFWLAGLLVIAALLLFFVTGLAGRVFCGYFCFQTLWTDVYLFIERKLQGERVARIRLDRAPWGAEKIRKKLLTHLLWLLVAFATGLTFTLYWGYAPQLVRDFFTGQAPFAAYATTLLLTLGTYVMAGLAREQVCTYMCPYARFQGVMFDRDTLVVAYDSKRGEGAAGRQRVRRGLKTAEERQAAGVGDCIDCGFCVQVCPTGIDIRDGLQYQCISCALCIDACDTIMDSLGWPRGLVKYTSEKAQRGGKTRLLKAKNIGYALVLVAAIAALAASIIGQAPLELSVAQVRQPLAVMLSDGRIQNSYEIKINNKTDRRLALRLELEGLVGAELDLGQVQGIELAPEQSLRLLARVRLRPAVARSGRQAFRFVLTPLDPAAGTPLQEPAMFYLPEAR; encoded by the coding sequence ATGGTCGATAGCGGAACCGACAAGCTCTTCCAGTCGAGGGTCCGGATCTACCCGCGCTCGGTGGCGGGCCGCTTCCGGCGCCTGAAGACGGCGATCCTGCTGCTCGCCTACGGCACCTATTTCCTGTTGCCCTGGCTGCCCTGGGAACGCCGCGTCGGTCCGCCCCAGGCCGTGCTGTTCGACATCGAGGGGCGCCGTTTCTATCTCTTCGATCTGGTGGTTCACGCCCAGGACATCTTCTGGCTGGCCGGGCTGCTGGTGATCGCTGCCCTGCTGCTGTTCTTCGTCACCGGTCTGGCCGGCCGGGTGTTCTGCGGCTATTTCTGCTTCCAGACGCTGTGGACCGACGTCTACCTGTTCATCGAGCGCAAGCTGCAGGGCGAGCGGGTGGCGCGCATCCGCCTCGACCGGGCGCCCTGGGGGGCGGAAAAGATCCGCAAGAAGCTGCTTACCCACCTGCTGTGGCTGCTGGTCGCCTTCGCCACCGGTCTGACCTTCACCCTCTACTGGGGCTATGCGCCGCAGCTGGTGCGGGACTTCTTCACCGGCCAGGCGCCCTTTGCAGCCTATGCCACGACCCTGCTGCTGACCCTGGGCACCTATGTGATGGCCGGTCTGGCGCGGGAGCAGGTGTGCACCTACATGTGTCCCTATGCGCGTTTCCAGGGGGTGATGTTCGACCGCGACACCCTGGTGGTGGCCTATGACAGCAAACGCGGGGAGGGCGCGGCCGGCCGGCAGCGGGTGAGGCGTGGCCTGAAGACCGCCGAGGAGCGCCAGGCGGCGGGTGTCGGTGACTGCATCGACTGCGGCTTCTGCGTGCAGGTCTGCCCGACCGGCATCGACATCCGCGATGGCCTGCAGTACCAGTGCATCTCCTGTGCGTTGTGCATCGATGCCTGCGATACCATCATGGATTCGCTGGGCTGGCCGCGCGGCCTGGTGAAGTACACCTCGGAGAAGGCGCAGCGGGGCGGGAAGACGCGCCTGCTCAAGGCGAAGAATATCGGCTATGCGCTGGTCCTGGTGGCGGCCATCGCTGCCCTGGCGGCGAGCATCATCGGCCAGGCGCCGCTGGAACTGAGCGTGGCCCAGGTGCGCCAGCCGCTGGCGGTGATGCTCTCCGACGGTCGCATCCAGAACAGCTACGAGATCAAGATCAACAACAAGACCGACCGCCGGCTGGCCCTGCGCCTCGAGCTGGAGGGCCTCGTGGGCGCCGAACTCGATCTCGGCCAGGTGCAGGGCATCGAGCTGGCGCCGGAGCAGAGCCTGCGCCTGCTGGCGCGGGTGCGGCTGCGCCCGGCAGTGGCCCGGAGCGGGCGCCAGGCATTCCGTTTCGTGCTGACGCCGCTCGACCCGGCGGCGGGAACGCCCCTGCAGGAGCCGGCCATGTTCTACCTGCCGGAGGCGCGCTGA
- a CDS encoding FixH family protein: MELLITLPVGVTLQLLLFVLLRAFGGFAAKPAAVLVALLALALYLPYAVLDWPGGDVVGLHVAIYLVTAYALGLIVANREARLATHGGGRGWFHWGPAGIIAFFVVLVLFDGVLVVIASRGLPGPLSEVLLPRPRVPGEQVTSAFPGVVSRDYQKQQLRYNAFLEQMRRQQARGWVVHKGWLGGVRAGQPGLFQVKVLDRNGRPLTGAEVQGVFMRPSDTRRDVDFRMTETGPGVYRVELSLPLPGNWDLELEIRRGDDLHHLRATTRVEQ; encoded by the coding sequence ATGGAACTGCTCATCACCCTGCCTGTCGGTGTCACCCTCCAGCTGCTGCTGTTCGTGCTGCTGCGCGCCTTCGGCGGCTTCGCCGCCAAGCCGGCCGCGGTCCTGGTCGCGCTGCTGGCGCTGGCCCTGTACCTGCCCTACGCGGTGCTCGACTGGCCCGGCGGCGACGTGGTCGGCCTGCATGTCGCTATCTATCTGGTCACTGCCTATGCGCTGGGGCTGATCGTTGCCAACCGCGAGGCACGGCTGGCGACGCACGGTGGCGGCCGGGGCTGGTTCCACTGGGGACCGGCCGGCATCATCGCCTTCTTCGTGGTGCTGGTGCTGTTCGACGGCGTGCTGGTGGTGATCGCCAGCCGCGGCCTGCCCGGCCCGCTGTCCGAGGTCCTGCTGCCGCGTCCCCGGGTACCGGGCGAGCAGGTGACCTCGGCCTTTCCCGGCGTGGTCTCGCGTGACTACCAGAAGCAGCAGCTGCGCTACAACGCCTTTCTCGAACAGATGCGCCGTCAGCAGGCGCGCGGCTGGGTGGTGCACAAGGGCTGGCTGGGCGGCGTGCGGGCCGGCCAGCCCGGCCTGTTCCAGGTCAAGGTGCTGGATCGCAACGGACGGCCGCTGACCGGTGCCGAGGTGCAGGGGGTCTTCATGCGGCCCTCGGACACCCGCCGGGACGTCGACTTCCGCATGACCGAGACCGGGCCCGGGGTCTACCGCGTCGAGCTGAGCCTGCCGCTGCCCGGCAACTGGGATCTGGAACTGGAGATCCGCCGCGGCGATGACCTGCATCACTTGCGGGCCACGACCCGTGTGGAACAATAG
- a CDS encoding heavy metal translocating P-type ATPase, which translates to MSEADPTTEAASQPACFHCGLPVPKGAPYQAVIDGQPRPMCCPGCQAVAESIVAAGLGDFYRHREGPARTVQELVPEALREMALYDQPELQKSFVHAEAGSVREASLILEGITCAACVWLNERHVGALPGVLSFQVNYSTHRARVRWDDSRIHLSDILKAISAIGYIAHPFDPGRQEAVYKKERGQALRRIGVAALGTMQVMMIAVGLYAGDYQGMDPELREFLRWVSLLIALPVVLYSARPFFQSAWRDLRRRRPGMDVPVALAIGGAFLASAYNTLTGGAEVYYDSVTMFTFFLLTGRYLEMSARHRAGQAAEELVRLMPATATRIAEDGSEERVAAVQLEPGDRVLVRPGETVPADGRVLEGQSSVDESLLSGESLPQPCAPGQPLIGGTVNIESPLLMQVEKVGEDTVLSAIVRLLDRAQTEKPRVARLADRVAGWFVVALLLLAAAVAWYWWRTDPAHAFAITLSVLVVTCPCALSLATPVAVTAATGALTRLGLLTTRSHALETLARVSHMVFDKTGTLTEGRLQLVRVQRLGQLTRDRCLAIAAALEQGSEHPLARALVRESEVRLAALEVRAVPGEGVEGEVQGRRYRIGSREFALGLGGRSRPLPAALEEETGTLVFLADGRGLLAVFVFEDRMRPGAQQALQALRELGIEVSLLSGDAERPVRRVARALDIEHAVSGLKPQQKLAHLKALQAQGAVVAMVGDGVNDAPVLAGAQVSIAMGGGTQLAASAADMVLLSEQLPHLADGVRTARRTLSVIRQNLGWAAVYNLCAVPLAVAGWVAPWMAAIGMSLSSLLVVLNSLRLRRIPGQ; encoded by the coding sequence ATGAGCGAAGCCGATCCCACTACCGAAGCCGCCTCCCAGCCGGCCTGTTTCCATTGCGGCCTGCCGGTGCCCAAGGGAGCACCCTACCAGGCGGTGATCGACGGCCAGCCCCGGCCGATGTGCTGCCCTGGCTGCCAGGCGGTGGCGGAGAGCATCGTCGCCGCCGGTCTCGGCGATTTCTACCGCCACCGCGAGGGGCCGGCGCGCACCGTGCAGGAGCTGGTGCCGGAGGCGCTGCGCGAGATGGCGCTGTACGACCAGCCGGAGCTGCAGAAGAGCTTCGTCCATGCCGAGGCCGGTAGCGTGCGCGAGGCCTCGCTGATCCTCGAGGGCATCACCTGCGCCGCCTGCGTCTGGCTCAACGAGCGCCACGTCGGGGCCCTGCCAGGGGTACTCAGCTTCCAGGTCAACTATTCCACCCACCGGGCACGGGTGCGCTGGGACGACAGCCGCATCCATCTCAGCGACATCCTCAAGGCGATCAGTGCCATCGGCTACATCGCCCACCCTTTCGATCCGGGCCGCCAGGAGGCGGTCTACAAGAAGGAGCGGGGTCAGGCCCTGCGCCGGATCGGCGTCGCCGCGCTGGGGACCATGCAGGTGATGATGATCGCGGTCGGCCTCTACGCCGGCGATTATCAGGGCATGGATCCCGAACTGCGCGAGTTCCTGCGCTGGGTGAGCCTGCTGATCGCCCTGCCGGTGGTGCTCTATTCGGCCCGGCCCTTCTTCCAGAGTGCCTGGCGCGACCTGCGCCGCCGCCGCCCCGGGATGGACGTGCCGGTGGCCCTGGCCATCGGCGGCGCCTTCCTGGCCAGCGCCTACAACACCCTGACCGGGGGGGCGGAGGTCTACTACGACTCGGTCACCATGTTCACCTTCTTCCTGCTCACCGGCCGCTACCTGGAGATGAGCGCCCGCCACCGCGCCGGCCAGGCGGCCGAGGAGCTGGTGCGGCTGATGCCGGCCACCGCCACCCGCATTGCCGAGGACGGCAGTGAGGAGCGGGTCGCGGCGGTCCAGCTGGAACCGGGCGACCGGGTGCTGGTGCGGCCCGGCGAGACGGTGCCGGCCGACGGCCGGGTGCTGGAGGGGCAGAGTTCGGTCGACGAGTCGCTGCTCAGCGGTGAGAGCCTGCCCCAGCCCTGCGCCCCGGGCCAGCCGCTGATCGGCGGCACGGTGAACATCGAGAGTCCGCTGCTGATGCAGGTGGAGAAGGTCGGCGAGGACACCGTGCTTTCCGCCATCGTGCGCCTGCTGGACCGCGCCCAGACCGAGAAGCCCCGGGTGGCGCGTCTCGCCGACCGGGTGGCCGGCTGGTTCGTCGTCGCCCTGCTGCTGCTGGCCGCGGCGGTGGCCTGGTACTGGTGGCGGACCGATCCCGCGCATGCCTTCGCCATCACCCTCTCGGTGCTGGTGGTGACCTGCCCCTGCGCCCTGTCACTGGCCACCCCGGTGGCGGTGACTGCGGCCACCGGCGCCCTGACCCGGCTCGGCCTGTTGACCACCCGCAGCCATGCCCTGGAGACCCTGGCGCGGGTCAGTCACATGGTCTTCGACAAGACCGGCACCCTTACCGAGGGCCGCCTGCAGCTGGTCCGGGTGCAACGTCTGGGACAGCTCACCCGGGACCGCTGCCTGGCCATCGCCGCGGCCCTGGAACAGGGCTCGGAGCATCCCCTGGCACGCGCCCTGGTGCGTGAGAGCGAGGTGCGGCTGGCCGCGCTGGAGGTGCGTGCCGTGCCCGGCGAGGGGGTCGAGGGCGAGGTGCAGGGGCGGCGTTACCGTATCGGCAGCCGGGAATTCGCCCTCGGCCTCGGCGGCCGCAGCCGGCCGCTGCCGGCCGCTCTGGAAGAGGAGACCGGCACCCTGGTGTTCCTCGCCGACGGCCGCGGGCTGCTGGCCGTCTTCGTCTTCGAGGACCGGATGCGGCCCGGTGCACAGCAGGCGCTGCAGGCGCTGCGCGAGCTGGGTATCGAGGTCAGCCTGCTGAGCGGCGACGCGGAGCGCCCGGTGCGGCGGGTGGCCCGGGCCCTGGATATCGAGCATGCGGTCAGCGGGCTCAAGCCGCAGCAGAAGCTGGCCCATCTGAAGGCGCTGCAGGCGCAGGGGGCGGTGGTCGCCATGGTCGGCGACGGGGTCAACGACGCGCCGGTGCTGGCCGGTGCCCAGGTGTCGATCGCCATGGGCGGGGGCACCCAGCTTGCCGCCTCGGCTGCGGACATGGTGCTGCTCTCCGAGCAGCTGCCGCACCTGGCCGACGGCGTGCGCACCGCCCGGCGCACCCTGAGCGTGATCCGCCAGAACCTGGGCTGGGCCGCAGTCTACAACCTGTGCGCCGTGCCGCTGGCGGTGGCCGGCTGGGTCGCGCCCTGGATGGCGGCGATCGGCATGTCCCTGAGCTCCCTGCTGGTGGTCCTGAATTCGCTGCGCCTGCGGCGCATCCCCGGCCAGTGA
- the ccoS gene encoding cbb3-type cytochrome oxidase assembly protein CcoS, giving the protein MDILYLLIPLALVLLVIAVAAFVWASRSGQFEDLEGPAYRILMDDDDPRIPRSGPAEGESAAGEEDLKPPRP; this is encoded by the coding sequence ATGGATATCCTCTATCTTCTCATCCCCCTGGCGCTGGTGCTGCTGGTGATCGCGGTCGCGGCCTTCGTCTGGGCCTCGCGCAGCGGCCAGTTCGAGGATCTCGAAGGGCCGGCCTACCGTATCCTGATGGACGACGACGATCCGCGGATTCCGCGCAGCGGCCCGGCGGAGGGCGAGTCCGCTGCCGGTGAGGAGGACTTGAAGCCGCCCCGCCCTTAG
- a CDS encoding phosphate/phosphite/phosphonate ABC transporter substrate-binding protein, with product MHRSRGAGRGRRLLPVLLLAFLLGGAEAAEPERTRLVFGFLPIVSPERLVRRFAPLVDHLSQRLGVEVRLETAPDFAEFLRRTHEEQRYDLLFTAPHFYPLARERAGYRALVRVGGPGMRAVIVVPRQSAIRSLQDLRGRRLATVDPLGLATALVRARLSRAGLDPQRDLTLVSTPSHNASLLSAYQGRTDAASLMLPLYRQAVPEVRDGMRILATTAASQHMPISAAPWLDAAEVERIRGLLLGLGADEAGRRLLRRLDWPALVPVADGDYADLGWAAPRLGRP from the coding sequence ATGCACCGGTCCCGGGGTGCCGGCCGCGGGCGCCGTCTGCTGCCGGTCCTCCTGCTTGCATTCCTCCTCGGCGGGGCGGAGGCGGCGGAGCCGGAGCGGACGCGGCTGGTGTTCGGTTTCCTCCCCATCGTCAGCCCGGAACGCCTGGTGCGCCGTTTCGCCCCCCTGGTGGATCATCTCTCGCAGCGTCTGGGCGTCGAGGTGCGCCTGGAGACGGCGCCCGATTTCGCCGAGTTCCTGCGCCGCACCCACGAGGAGCAGCGCTACGATCTGCTCTTCACCGCCCCCCATTTCTATCCGCTGGCCCGGGAGCGGGCCGGTTACCGGGCACTGGTCCGGGTCGGCGGGCCCGGCATGCGGGCGGTGATCGTGGTGCCGCGCCAGAGCGCCATCCGCTCGCTGCAGGACCTGCGCGGCCGGCGCCTGGCCACGGTCGACCCACTGGGGCTGGCCACGGCGCTGGTGCGTGCCCGCCTGTCGCGCGCGGGGCTGGATCCGCAACGCGATCTGACGCTGGTCAGCACGCCGAGTCACAACGCCTCGCTGTTGAGCGCCTACCAGGGACGCACCGACGCCGCCTCGCTCATGCTGCCCCTCTATCGCCAGGCAGTGCCCGAGGTGCGCGACGGGATGCGCATCCTGGCCACCACCGCGGCCAGCCAGCACATGCCGATCAGCGCAGCGCCCTGGCTCGACGCGGCCGAGGTCGAGCGTATCCGCGGGTTGTTGCTGGGACTGGGGGCGGACGAAGCGGGGCGCCGCCTGCTGCGCCGCCTCGACTGGCCGGCCCTGGTGCCGGTCGCGGACGGTGATTATGCCGACCTCGGCTGGGCGGCTCCCCGCCTGGGGCGTCCCTGA